From Loxodonta africana isolate mLoxAfr1 chromosome 2, mLoxAfr1.hap2, whole genome shotgun sequence, the proteins below share one genomic window:
- the GATD3 gene encoding glutamine amidotransferase-like class 1 domain-containing protein 3, mitochondrial isoform X1, whose product MAAVRVLVAPRLAAASVLAPLPGRLRLLPPGRQALSPRAALHGSAPRPGARVALVLSGCGVYDGTEIHEAAAVLVHLSRGGADVQIFAPDVPQMHVIDHTKGQPSEGDTRNVLTESARIARGKITDLAQLRAADHDAAILPGGFGAAKNLSTFAVDGKDCKVNQDVERVLKEFHSAGKPIGLCCIAPVLAARVLHGIEVTVGHEQEEGGKWPYAGTAEAIKALGAKHCVKDVTISFLAVGGGIPRATRHCPGCTHYPRLSLRSWVQHLGLLCLRAALGRWPLN is encoded by the exons ATGGCGGCCGTCAGGGTCCTGGTGGCGCCTAGGCTGGCGGCGGCCTCCGTGCTCGCGCCGCTCCCCGGCCGCCTGCGGTTGCTGCCCCCCGGCAGGCAGGCGCTCTCCCCGCGCGCGGCTCTCCAcggctccgcgccgcgccccggAGCCAGGGTCGCGCTG GTTCTGTCCGGATGCGGCGTCTACGACGGGACCGAGATCCACGAGGCCGCAGC GGTCCTGGTCCACCTGAGCCGCGGTGGTGCCGATGTTCAGATCTTTGCCCCAGATGTGCCACAGATGCATGTGATTGATCACACCAAGGGGCAGCCTTCTGAGGGAGATACCAG GAACGTTCTGACAGAATCAGCAAGGATTGCTCGCGGCAAGATCACTGACCTGGCCCAGCTCCGTGCAGCTGACCATGATGCTGCCATCTTGCCTGGAGGATTTGGAGCAGCTAAAAACCT GAGCACGTTTGCCGTGGACGGGAAGGACTGCAAAGTCAACCAGGACGTGGAGCGTGTGCTGAAGGAGTTCCACAGCGCTGGGAAGCCCATCGG CCTCTGCTGCATTGCACCTGTCCTTGCTGCGAGGGTGCTGCATGGCATAGAGGTCACCGTGGGCCACGAGCAGGAGGAAGGTGGCAAGTGGCCGTATGCTGGGACTGCAGAGGCCATCAAAGCCCTGGGTGCAAAGCACTGCGTGAAGGACGTGACCATATCCTTTTTGGCAGTTGGGGGCGGGATCCCCAGGGCAACACGGCATTGTCCAGGGTGCACACACTACCCACGCTTGTCTCTGAGATCGTGGGTGCAGCACCTGGGGCTTCTTTGTCTTAGGGCTGCCCTTGGCAGGTGGCCTTTGAACTGA
- the GATD3 gene encoding glutamine amidotransferase-like class 1 domain-containing protein 3, mitochondrial isoform X2, with protein sequence MAAVRVLVAPRLAAASVLAPLPGRLRLLPPGRQALSPRAALHGSAPRPGARVALVLSGCGVYDGTEIHEAAAVLVHLSRGGADVQIFAPDVPQMHVIDHTKGQPSEGDTRNVLTESARIARGKITDLAQLRAADHDAAILPGGFGAAKNLSTFAVDGKDCKVNQDVERVLKEFHSAGKPIGLCCIAPVLAARVLHGIEVTVGHEQEEGGKWPYAGTAEAIKALGAKHCVKDVTEAHVDQKNKVVTTPAFMCETALHHVHDGIGAMVRKVLELAGK encoded by the exons ATGGCGGCCGTCAGGGTCCTGGTGGCGCCTAGGCTGGCGGCGGCCTCCGTGCTCGCGCCGCTCCCCGGCCGCCTGCGGTTGCTGCCCCCCGGCAGGCAGGCGCTCTCCCCGCGCGCGGCTCTCCAcggctccgcgccgcgccccggAGCCAGGGTCGCGCTG GTTCTGTCCGGATGCGGCGTCTACGACGGGACCGAGATCCACGAGGCCGCAGC GGTCCTGGTCCACCTGAGCCGCGGTGGTGCCGATGTTCAGATCTTTGCCCCAGATGTGCCACAGATGCATGTGATTGATCACACCAAGGGGCAGCCTTCTGAGGGAGATACCAG GAACGTTCTGACAGAATCAGCAAGGATTGCTCGCGGCAAGATCACTGACCTGGCCCAGCTCCGTGCAGCTGACCATGATGCTGCCATCTTGCCTGGAGGATTTGGAGCAGCTAAAAACCT GAGCACGTTTGCCGTGGACGGGAAGGACTGCAAAGTCAACCAGGACGTGGAGCGTGTGCTGAAGGAGTTCCACAGCGCTGGGAAGCCCATCGG CCTCTGCTGCATTGCACCTGTCCTTGCTGCGAGGGTGCTGCATGGCATAGAGGTCACCGTGGGCCACGAGCAGGAGGAAGGTGGCAAGTGGCCGTATGCTGGGACTGCAGAGGCCATCAAAGCCCTGGGTGCAAAGCACTGCGTGAAGGACGTGACC GAAGCTCATGTGGACCAGAAGAACAAGGTGGTCACGACCCCCGCCTTCATGTGCGAGACTGCGCTTCACCACGTCCATGACGGGATCGGGGCCATGGTGCGGAAGGTGCTGGAACTTGCTGGAAAGTGA